A region of Bactrocera dorsalis isolate Fly_Bdor unplaced genomic scaffold, ASM2337382v1 BdCtg041, whole genome shotgun sequence DNA encodes the following proteins:
- the LOC105232508 gene encoding conserved oligomeric Golgi complex subunit 4: protein MISSMDTNEANNMQSDLVKIQDEEEAINSNLENLLSKQSILDSKMNAICYFLGALNTVSTDSKKLSSQISHTSDLAESVSAKVRSVDMARSRASECQKRVHDLIDLQLCSQGVLNAIEEEDYEKGSALIGRFLSIDQNVLRRTAGDVGSNGSVTSVSDAVHTLEKATEKMRKLVVIRFDEAVNKDDLASVERFLKLFPLLGMHQDGIEKFGKYICMKLAVKCEKELRSSLDIAKAENRLSVAFADTLTTLLENFARVIEVNKPIIETYYGSGYLIILATLLQNECDLEVKNVILEFNKNRRIADLIQQINEYNRSMGGNMPSLIQFQKQSLNTDKPQPKDLDALILELTIMHSRVELYFRFLKRKVKSDIEASDKDANEKEQQIQRLSTILNNSDLSRKMQEILSTYLLFERHFMEESVYKAIILDTFEVGQQCSSMVDDVFYILRKCIRRSLTTQSVNGLCAVINNTASCLCNFISALKIPLKNGYPSGYTDLAYSAIQSAVQHGKLQSSDSEKARSNFINRLNNADMSTEFLETLWETVEQDIKNTFPSLSVTEQRIVDSCIAELRNVRDTLKACVNFGMTQLRSSAIKPRLNPWIDQFFNYSHILSEEELADYEAGETFIQTLIVQLDAFLSQFKNVLTPRNFDAFVSILTSDTTSRLERAIKKSSFNRLGGLILDQQIRALSSYLTGVTSWSVRDKMTRLTQIATILNLEKVEELSDYWGPDNENESPSWRLTPQEVRTLLALRIDFRIDDIKRIKL, encoded by the coding sequence ATGATTTCTTCTATGGATACCAATGAAGCAAACAATATGCAATCAGATTTAGTGAAAATACAAGACGAAGAGGAAGCCATTAATTCCAATTTAGAAAACCTACTTTCCAAGCAGTCAATTCTAGACTCCAAAATGAATGCAATTTGTTATTTCCTGGGTGCCCTTAACACAGTAAGCACAGACTCTAAAAAATTAAGCTCACAAATTTCTCACACCTCCGATTTAGCCGAATCTGTTAGTGCTAAAGTACGTTCTGTAGATATGGCACGGAGTAGAGCATCTGAATGCCAGAAGCGGGTTCACGATTTGATAGATCTGCAGCTTTGTAGTCAAGGTGTTTTGAATGCCATTGAGGAAGAAGATTATGAAAAGGGATCTGCACTCATTGGACGCTTTTTATCAATTGATCAAAATGTTTTACGGCGTACAGCTGGTGACGTCGGATCAAACGGTTCGGTTACATCGGTAAGCGATGCGGTCCATACACTAGAAAAGGCTACAGAGAAAATGCGAAAGCTCGTTGTTATCCGTTTTGACGAAGCAGTTAATAAAGATGACTTAGCTTCCGTCGAACGTTTCTTGAAATTATTCCCGTTATTAGGTATGCATCAGGATGGTATTGAGAAATTTGGAAAgtacatttgtatgaaattagCGGTAAAATGTGAAAAGGAACTGCGATCGTCTTTAGATATTGCAAAGGCAGAGAACCGCTTATCAGTGGCGTTTGCTGACACCTTAACGACATTGCTTGAAAATTTCGCCAGAGTAATTGAGGTGAACAAACCTATTATAGAGACATACTACGGATCTGGTTATCTTATTATCTTAGCCACATTACTACAAAATGAATGTGATTTAGAGGTGAAGAAtgtaattttagaatttaataaaaatcggCGTATTGCGGATCTAATTCAACAAATCAACGAATACAATCGATCAATGGGTGGCAATATGCCTTCCcttattcaatttcaaaaacaatcATTAAACACTGATAAACCACAACCAAAAGATTTGGATGCTTTAATACTGGAATTAACAATAATGCATTCTCGTGTTGAATTATACTTCAGATTTTTGAAGCGTAAAGTTAAGTCGGACATTGAGGCAAGTGACAAAGACGCAAATGAAAAAGAACAGCAAATTCAACGCTTATCAACCATATTAAATAATTCAGATCTTAGTCGGAAAATGCAGGAGATACTAAGCACTTATCTGCTCTTCGAAAGGCATTTCATGGAAGAAAGTGTGTATAAAGCAATAATTTTAGATACATTCGAGGTGGGTCAACAATGTTCCTCTATGGTAGATGATGTTTTCTACATTTTACGCAAATGTATTCGTCGATCATTAACAACACAATCAGTAAATGGATTATGTGCAGTAATTAATAACACCGCTTCCTGTTTATGCAACTTCATAAGTGCATTGaaaattccattaaaaaatGGATATCCTTCTGGTTACACAGATTTGGCTTATAGTGCAATACAAAGTGCTGTGCAACATGGCAAATTGCAATCAAGCGACAGTGAAAAAGCACGCAGCAATTTTATAAATCGCTTGAATAATGCCGATATGTCAACGGAATTCCTTGAAACATTGTGGGAAACAGTGGAACAAGACATTAAAAATACATTCCCCTCTTTATCAGTTACAGAGCAGCGAATCGTAGATAGCTGCATAGCTGAATTAAGAAATGTAAGAGATACTTTGAAAGCCTGTGTGAATTTCGGCATGACACAATTAAGGTCCAGTGCTATTAAACCTCGCTTAAATCCTTGGATTGATCAATTCTTCAATTATAGCCATATATTATCCGAAGAAGAACTAGCCGACTACGAAGCTGGAGAAACTTTTATCCAAACTCTTATTGTGCAACTCGATGCGTTTTTAagtcaatttaaaaatgtactAACACCACGAAATTTTGACGCTTTTGTTAGCATTTTGACATCAGATACAACATCTAGACTGGAGAGAGCTATCAAGAAATCGTCATTTAATCGGTTGGGAGGTCTTATACTTGACCAGCAAATTCGTGCCCTCAGCTCATATTTAACTGGCGTGACATCGTGGTCCGTGCGCGATAAAATGACACGTCTAACGCAGATAGCGACTATCTTAAATCTGGAAAAAGTTGAAGAGCTTTCAGACTATTGGGGACCGGATAATGAAAATGAGTCTCCTTCTTGGCGGCTAACGCCTCAAGAAGTGCGAACATTATTAGCATTACGTATCGATTTTCGGATAGATGACATTAAGCGCATTAAATTATAA
- the LOC105232506 gene encoding probable rRNA-processing protein EBP2 homolog produces MKRKTQLEAETDSEYYSDDNSDEELQEAFARGDLKPGLNIEFSSGKEKVNNIPKLLAKTDEIKLDLSWIERMDMVNDLAPLAPELVIQLEKHEQKRANMFKGNAKIPYVRPDEDPVLNDFKREMLFHRQAQAAVLEGIKRLHSAGVVTRRPDDYFAEMAKSDEHMQKVRSNLMAKQEGQAKSERIKQIREQRKMGKLLAKQTKVQREMEKKDMLDKLKKFRKGKLKNLDFLEDAKNLESQKKKSADKRKQRNKKFGFGGKKKGQKRNTKSSAGGFEKVKNFKKGAKASGIGNKRLGKSRRLKSKSQK; encoded by the exons atgaagaggAAAACACAGCTAGAAGCTGAAACGGATTCGGAATATTATTCGGATGATAATTCAGATGAAGAG cTTCAAGAAGCATTTGCTCGTGGCGACCTTAAGCCGGGTTTGAACATAGAATTCAGCTCCGGAAAGGAGAAAGTCAACAATATC CCGAAATTGCTAGCCAAAACAGATGAAATTAAACTAGATTTGTCATGGATAGAAAGAATGGATATGGTAAACGATTTAGCTCCATTGGCACCTGAATTAGTCATACAGTTAGAGAAACATGAGCAGAAGCGCGCCAATATGTTTAAAGGCAATGCTAAAATTCCATATGTTCGTCCGGACGAAGATCCTGTACTAAATGACTTTAAACGTGAAATGTTATTTCATCGCCAAGCACAGGCCGCCGTTTTGGAGGGAATAAAACGTTTACATTCTGCGGGAGTTGTTACACGTCGTCCCGATGACTATTTTGCGGAAATGGCGAAATCTGACGAACATATGCAGAAGGTACGTTCTAATCTTATGGCCAAGCAAGAGGGTCAAGCTAAGTCGGAACGTATCAAGCAAATTCGTGAGCAACGTAAAATGGGCAAATTACTTGCAAAACAAACGAAAGTACAGCGAGAAATGGAAAAGAAAGACATGTTGGATAAGTTGAAGAAATTCCGGAAAGGCAAATTGAAGAATCTTGACTTCTTAGAGGACGCCAAAAATTTAGAATCACAAAAGAAGAAATCAGCAGACAAGCGGAAACAACGTAATAAGAAGTTTGGGTTTGGTGGTAAAAAGAAGGGTCAGAAACGAAACACAAAATCCTCTGCTGGCGGtttcgaaaaagtgaaaaactttAAGAAAGGCGCAAAAGCTTCGGGCATTGGAAACAAACGGCTAGGAAAATCTCGCCGATTGAAATCCAAATCacagaaataa
- the LOC105232504 gene encoding ATP synthase lipid-binding protein, mitochondrial, translated as MFVSTVSRIAPVARTALLNGSKQYLRPLSSAVISQSQSLAAQNTTPVALLPQIRSFQTSPVTRDIDSAAKFIGAGAATVGVAGSGAGIGTVFGSLIIGYARNPSLKQQLFSYAILGFALSEAMGLFCLMMAFLLLFAF; from the exons atgttCGTGTCAACAGTCTCCCGTATTGCCCCCGTCGCCAGGACCGCT CTCCTTAACGGTTCAAAGCAATACTTGCGACCATTGAGCAGCGCTGTGATTAGCCAGAGCCAATCCTTGGCAGCTCAGAACACAACGCCCGTTGCTTTACTGCCACAAATTAGGTCATTCCAGACCTCTCCAGTCACTCGTGACATCGATTCTGCTGCCAAATTCATTGGTGCTGGTGCTGCAACAGTCGGTGTTGCCGGTTCTG GTGCTGGTATCGGAACAGTGTTCGGTTCCCTCATCATTGGTTATGCCAGAAATCCATCGTTGAAACAACAGTTGTTCTCATATGCTATCTTGGGTTTCGCCTTGTCTGAAGCTATGGGTCTTTTCTGTCTTATGATGGCCTTCTTGCTGCTCTTCGCTTTCTAA
- the LOC105232510 gene encoding protein zwilch isoform X2 — MDLTGSPLKDDCVVDAIEDISLNIKIGQGNSWKVEEECQKGIPIKKARSLMCKENFQFVDPDAKGSIWILCNGADADKTLLLQYEFVSGYFSRGIISFSGVIQVNEVKVESLMQQHMSLNIGISTGPVETYIENIYQIKSHISVRCCWSSTAALPSLIDLTSCEVTLRQTFRLDACNELTEDFMNQLRILTVIKNDIIAYKGLDKCDAEGGNEVLVYRCGCGIDIRELRESISRAFTEIAGLGDMQSAESGIKCDIESVVQRIKFRQLTDLTDKLWEILRRCSSYKDLKMAFTILFKCAAHCNIVNTPTNKNRLAEIITEVANKRLAIPCLTGTEPLELLLEIGLEKLYKDYELIFDESKICSSNDLKSKNLFDSQHNDEKISMPDVRKSLRNAVRPDPVAMRKILLHNKTKRDNKFEHEETIGFKNSSFDENEVSERLAKLLQVHCALEHLLMIDINLNLSNVYSEVCEQLLSKPPRFLDSIDENLVDEIEISLSAHDVREHLEGKDPHERLISMRSENKFREVKSTFYYNMNNICPPGISEYFQSDDKEASKENTYYSWLYRKIKTLH; from the exons ATGGACCTAACTGGCAGCCCATTGAAAGATGATTGTGTGGTGGATGCCATAGAagatatttcattaaatataaagATAGGTCAAGGAAATTCTTGGAAAGTTGAAGAGGAATGCCAGAAAGGGATTCCAATAAAAAAAGCACGTTCTTTGATGTGTAAGGAAAATTTTCAGTTTGTAGATCCTGATGCAAAAGGTTCAATATGGATTCTTTGTAATGGAGCTGATGCGGATAAAACTCTACTTTTGCAATATGAATTTGTTTCCGGTTATTTTAGCCGAGGGATTATTTCTTTTTCTGGGGTGATACAAGTGAATGAAGTAAAAGTAGAATCTCTAATGCAGCAACATATGTCGCTTAATATTGGAATTTCTACTGGTCCAGTGGAAACCTACATTGAGAACATATATCAAATAAAGTCCCACATTTCTGTGAGGTGTTGTTGGTCCTCCACTGCAGCTTTACCTTCTCTAATTGATTTAACGTCATGTGAAGTCACTTTGCGGCAAACTTTTCGACTAGATGCTTGTAATGAATTAACAGAAGATTTCATGAATCAATTACGGATATTGACTGTAattaaaaacgatataatagcgTACAAGGGTTTGGATAAATGTGATGCTGAAGGAGgaaatgaagttcttgtttACCGCTGTGGCTG CGGGATAGATATAAGGGAACTGCGAGAAAGTATTAGCAGGGCATTTACTGAAATTGccggtttaggagatatgcagAGCGCAGAGAGTGGAATCAAGTGCGATATAGAATCTGTTGTGCAACGCATAAAGTTCCGGCAACTTACAGACCTTACAGATAAATTGTGGGAAATTTTGAGAC GTTGCTCTTCATATAAAGATCTAAAAATGGCTTTTACGATTCTATTTAAGTGTGCAGCTCACTGCAATATTGTG AATACACCAACAAATAAGAATCGACTGGCAGAAATCATTACCGAGGTTGCGAATAAACGCTTGGCCATACCATGTCTCACGGGCACCGAACCTTTGGAATTGCTATTAGAAATCGGTTTGGAAAAACTGTACAAAGACTATGAACTCATATTTGATGAAAGTAAAATATGTAGTTCAAACGATTTGAAAAGCAAAAA tcTTTTTGATTCGCAACATAACGATGAGAAAATTTCAATGCCAGATGTGCGCAAGTCACTGCGCAATGCTGTGCGTCCAGACCCGGTGGCGATgcgcaaaatattattgcataaTAAAACAAAGAGAGATAATAAATTCGAACATGAAGAAACAATAGGTTTTAAGAATAGCAGTTTTGATGAAAACGAGGTGTCTGAGCGTCTGGCCAAGCTATTACAAGTGCATTGTGCTTTGGAACATTTGCTTATGATAGATATCAATCTAAATTTGAGTAACG taTATAGCGAGGTATGTGAGCAACTTTTAAGCAAGCCCCCACGTTTTCTAGATAGCATCGACGAAAATTTAGTGGACGAAATAGAAATATCGCTATCTGCACATGATGTGCGTGAACATTTGGAAGG CAAAGATCCGCATGAACGCCTTATATCAATGCGTTCGGAAAACAAATTTCGAGAAGTAAAATCTACTTTCTATTACAATATGAATAACATTTGCCCTCCTGgtatttcagaatattttcaATCCGATG ataagGAGGCATCTAAAGAGAACACATATTACAGCTGGTTGTACCgtaaaattaaaacattgcattaa
- the LOC105232505 gene encoding G patch domain-containing protein 4, with amino-acid sequence MDFARKILNKYGWKEGDGLGKHNNGIVKPLKASMKFDNAGLGSDQAASDFNNHWWERVFNEAAENVDVKTTKNGVSVDLKNKDESVEISTKEYSVKKLKKAKDQSCPNDNRYDNFLQSATLTKSGDEIENPNKIAVADISVKKYKPLTDEELFRACGGRTAHKGARHGLKLSGKLSRIEQQEQELLAKMEEKIKESAKKDLNKKSDINVAHEKPKKKKNKEQELTDLNLIKEMNSSTELKKNKRKDSPENSNINADVNIRKTKKTKIMTTDVVPEVVLNVNETTVSSSVNSSQNKKRKENSEDPCITPQKSKKSSKNKRKLKSEDHVGDEHHDESDVNISNKSESNKKRKKHRTEMPLNNSDK; translated from the coding sequence ATGGATTTTGCtcgtaaaatattgaataaatacGGATGGAAAGAAGGGGATGGTTTAGGAAAACATAACAATGGCATTGTCAAACCCTTGAAAGCTAGTATGAAATTTGACAATGCTGGACTTGGTTCTGATCAAGCAGCCAGTGATTTCAATAACCATTGGTGGGAACGCGTTTTCAACGAGGCCGCAGAAAATGTTGatgtgaaaacaacaaaaaatggtgTAAGTGTGGACCTAAAAAACAAAGACGAAAGTGTAGAAATATCTACAAAGGAGTACTCggtgaaaaaactgaaaaaagccAAGGATCAAAGTTGCCCAAATGACAACCGATATGATAATTTTCTACAATCAGCCACACTTACAAAATCGGgtgatgaaattgaaaatccCAACAAAATAGCTGTTGCAGACATATCCGTTAAGAAATACAAACCTTTAACAGATGAAGAGTTATTTCGTGCATGTGGGGGACGTACTGCTCATAAAGGAGCACGACATGGGTTGAAATTAAGTGGAAAACTATCTCGTATAGAACAGCAAGAGCAGGAACTTTTAGCTAAAATGGAAGAAAAGATCAAAGAATCCGCAAAAAAGGATTTGAACAAGAAATCTGATATAAATGTGGCACATGAAAagccaaagaaaaagaaaaataaggaACAGGAATTAAccgatttaaatttaattaaagaaatgaATTCTTCAActgaattaaagaaaaataaacggAAAGATAGTCCTGAAAATAGCAACATAAACGCAGATGTAAACAttagaaaaacaaagaaaactaaaattatgacTACCGATGTAGTTCCAGAAGTGGTGCTAAATGTAAATGAAACCACAGTTTCTAGTTCTGTCAATTCAAGCcaaaataaaaagcgaaaagaaAACTCCGAAGACCCATGTATAACaccacaaaaaagcaaaaaatcttCAAAGAACAAAAGAAAGCTAAAATCGGAAGACCATGTGGGTGATGAGCATCATGATGAAAGCgatgtaaatatttcaaataaatcagaaagtaacaaaaagagaaaaaaacacagaacagAAATGCCTTTAAATAATAgtgataaataa
- the LOC105232510 gene encoding protein zwilch isoform X1: MSTHLANVYAFLLREYGESYTLIYSEPPTYLSKIVGQDRCGGKVVFIYQEDRSISDKIYTSPRKLLINKEDAGKIDMDLTGSPLKDDCVVDAIEDISLNIKIGQGNSWKVEEECQKGIPIKKARSLMCKENFQFVDPDAKGSIWILCNGADADKTLLLQYEFVSGYFSRGIISFSGVIQVNEVKVESLMQQHMSLNIGISTGPVETYIENIYQIKSHISVRCCWSSTAALPSLIDLTSCEVTLRQTFRLDACNELTEDFMNQLRILTVIKNDIIAYKGLDKCDAEGGNEVLVYRCGCGIDIRELRESISRAFTEIAGLGDMQSAESGIKCDIESVVQRIKFRQLTDLTDKLWEILRRCSSYKDLKMAFTILFKCAAHCNIVNTPTNKNRLAEIITEVANKRLAIPCLTGTEPLELLLEIGLEKLYKDYELIFDESKICSSNDLKSKNLFDSQHNDEKISMPDVRKSLRNAVRPDPVAMRKILLHNKTKRDNKFEHEETIGFKNSSFDENEVSERLAKLLQVHCALEHLLMIDINLNLSNVYSEVCEQLLSKPPRFLDSIDENLVDEIEISLSAHDVREHLEGKDPHERLISMRSENKFREVKSTFYYNMNNICPPGISEYFQSDDKEASKENTYYSWLYRKIKTLH; the protein is encoded by the exons ATGTCGACTCACTTGGCTAATGTTTACGCATTTTTATTACGTGAATATGGTGAATCATATACACTAATATATTCCGAACCTCCAACATATTTAAGCAAAATTGTTGGACAGGATAGATGTGGGGGCAAAGTTGTATTCATTTATCAAGAG gatCGTAGTATAAGCGACAAAATCTACACATCACCAAGAAAATTACTGATTAATAAAGAAGACGCTGGTAAAATAGATATGGACCTAACTGGCAGCCCATTGAAAGATGATTGTGTGGTGGATGCCATAGAagatatttcattaaatataaagATAGGTCAAGGAAATTCTTGGAAAGTTGAAGAGGAATGCCAGAAAGGGATTCCAATAAAAAAAGCACGTTCTTTGATGTGTAAGGAAAATTTTCAGTTTGTAGATCCTGATGCAAAAGGTTCAATATGGATTCTTTGTAATGGAGCTGATGCGGATAAAACTCTACTTTTGCAATATGAATTTGTTTCCGGTTATTTTAGCCGAGGGATTATTTCTTTTTCTGGGGTGATACAAGTGAATGAAGTAAAAGTAGAATCTCTAATGCAGCAACATATGTCGCTTAATATTGGAATTTCTACTGGTCCAGTGGAAACCTACATTGAGAACATATATCAAATAAAGTCCCACATTTCTGTGAGGTGTTGTTGGTCCTCCACTGCAGCTTTACCTTCTCTAATTGATTTAACGTCATGTGAAGTCACTTTGCGGCAAACTTTTCGACTAGATGCTTGTAATGAATTAACAGAAGATTTCATGAATCAATTACGGATATTGACTGTAattaaaaacgatataatagcgTACAAGGGTTTGGATAAATGTGATGCTGAAGGAGgaaatgaagttcttgtttACCGCTGTGGCTG CGGGATAGATATAAGGGAACTGCGAGAAAGTATTAGCAGGGCATTTACTGAAATTGccggtttaggagatatgcagAGCGCAGAGAGTGGAATCAAGTGCGATATAGAATCTGTTGTGCAACGCATAAAGTTCCGGCAACTTACAGACCTTACAGATAAATTGTGGGAAATTTTGAGAC GTTGCTCTTCATATAAAGATCTAAAAATGGCTTTTACGATTCTATTTAAGTGTGCAGCTCACTGCAATATTGTG AATACACCAACAAATAAGAATCGACTGGCAGAAATCATTACCGAGGTTGCGAATAAACGCTTGGCCATACCATGTCTCACGGGCACCGAACCTTTGGAATTGCTATTAGAAATCGGTTTGGAAAAACTGTACAAAGACTATGAACTCATATTTGATGAAAGTAAAATATGTAGTTCAAACGATTTGAAAAGCAAAAA tcTTTTTGATTCGCAACATAACGATGAGAAAATTTCAATGCCAGATGTGCGCAAGTCACTGCGCAATGCTGTGCGTCCAGACCCGGTGGCGATgcgcaaaatattattgcataaTAAAACAAAGAGAGATAATAAATTCGAACATGAAGAAACAATAGGTTTTAAGAATAGCAGTTTTGATGAAAACGAGGTGTCTGAGCGTCTGGCCAAGCTATTACAAGTGCATTGTGCTTTGGAACATTTGCTTATGATAGATATCAATCTAAATTTGAGTAACG taTATAGCGAGGTATGTGAGCAACTTTTAAGCAAGCCCCCACGTTTTCTAGATAGCATCGACGAAAATTTAGTGGACGAAATAGAAATATCGCTATCTGCACATGATGTGCGTGAACATTTGGAAGG CAAAGATCCGCATGAACGCCTTATATCAATGCGTTCGGAAAACAAATTTCGAGAAGTAAAATCTACTTTCTATTACAATATGAATAACATTTGCCCTCCTGgtatttcagaatattttcaATCCGATG ataagGAGGCATCTAAAGAGAACACATATTACAGCTGGTTGTACCgtaaaattaaaacattgcattaa